The nucleotide sequence GATGGAGATGAGGCCGACGCGGGGATTGGCCACGCCGAGGATGACCTTGGCGTAGTTGGCGCCGAGGATGGCGTTGTGGACGAGGTGCTCGGGGCGCGGCTCGGGATTGGCGCCGGCGTCGATGAGAATGAAATGGCCCCCTTCGCGCGGGATGACGGCGGCGAGGGCGGGGCGCTCGACGCCTTCCATCATGCGCAGGCGCAGCGTGCTGCCGGCCATGAGGGCGCCGGTGTTGCCGCAGCTGATCGTGACGCGGGCGGCCCCGGTTTTCACGAGATCGATGGCCCGGACCATCGAGGAATCCTTTTTCCGCTTCAGGGCCTGGAGGGGTTTGTCCTCCATCGTGATGACCTCCGAGGCGTGGTGGATCGAGACGCGCGGATTATCGGCCAGGCCGGCGGCAGCCAGCAGGGGGCGCAGGACGGCCTCGTCGCCGACGAGCGTGACGGGATCCATGGCCGCATCGGCCAGCACGAGCTGCACCGCCGCGACAACCTCGGCGGGGCCCAGATCTCCGCCCATCGCGTCCACCGCAATTCGGGCGTTATCGGGCGTGGGACTGGGGGCTTCGGGGTGGATGGGGAAAAATCCAGCCTACAAACCCGGTCAAACCTCGATGTCCAGCACCTGACGACCGCGATACATGCCGGTCTTGGGATTCACGCGGTGCGGGCGGAAAGCGCCACCATCGGTGTCCTTGGCGAACTGGGGGGCCTTGTAGGCGTTGCCCGCGCGGCGGTTAGCGCTGCGGCGCTTGGATTGTTTGCGTTTCGGATTGGCCATAAGAGGGATTGGTAGTGCACCGGCGACGTAAAAGCCGGCACATATTCGTGTATAAAGACGAGGGTCGTAAGGTGGGGGTCAGGGGCCGTCAAGTAGTTACTCGTCGCCCTGAGGTCCGGGGCCTCAAAGGAGGTAAAAAAGGGCCAAGAGGGCCGCCAAAGCCAGACGGTAGTAGGCGAAGAGGGCCAGGCCGTGGCGGGAGATGATATGGACGAGGAATTTGACGGCGATGAGGGCCGAAATCGCGGCCACGGCTCCGCCCAGGAGCACGTGGCTCCAGCCAAAGACCTCGATCATGGCCGAGCCGGACCGGAAGCCCTTATAAACGGCGGCCCCGGCCAGGGTGGGGAGGCCGACCAGGAAGCTGAATTCCGCGGCCTTGGCGGGACTCAGGCCGGCGAGGTAGCCGCCGACGATGGTCACCATCGAACGGCTGGTGCCGGGCCAGAGGGCGATGCATTGAAAGAGACCGATGCCGATGGCCTTGCGGGGGGTGAGGTCGGCGGCGTCGCCCTTGGCCCGACCCACGCCGGTGTGGGCGTCGCGCCAGCGTTCGGCCCACAGCATCAGGATGGCGCCCGCGACCAGGGCCACGATGACCGTGCCGAGCGAAAACAGATAACGGTCGATGAGATCGTGCAGCAGGAATCCGGTGAAGGCGATCGGGAGGAAGGCCAGCATGACGTTGCGGAGCAACCGCAGGCCGGCGCTGCTGCGGCCCAGCAAGCCGCCGAGCATCAGGAAAAATTGCTGCCAGTATAGAAAAACGACGGCGGCGATGGCCCCGACCTGGATCACCACGGCGTAGGTGTCGGCGGCAAGCTTGAGGGTGAGCGGCACCCCGTCCGGATACCGGGGGGAGGGTGGCTTGTGCCAAAGCGGCCGGCCCTGCGGGTCCTTGAGTTGGGCGGTCGATTCGAGGCCGAGGACCCGGTTGGCGATGATGAGATGGCCCGTGCTGGAAATGGGCAGGAATTCGGTCACGCCCTCCACAACACCGAGGACGATGGCGTCGCCGACCCCGAGTTCCGCCACGGGCGCCGGTGCGGCCGGCTCGGCGGCGGACAGAGGGAGCACCAGCAGGAGGCCGGCGCAGAAGAGGCGGGGCAAAAATGACACGCGGCAGTTTCCCTGCAAAGGTCCGGTGCTGTCGAGTTTTATGCTTTGCGGGGCCGGGAGTTTTGATTCTGCTCGCGGCCAACATGGCCGTCCTTCCCGCGCTCACCCTCAGCCTCCAAGCCCGTCAGGATCTCACGGCCGAGGAAGTGGCGGCGGCGGCAGCGGCGCTGGCTTCGCCCGACGTGACGGACGAGCCGAAAGCCGCCTTTCTGCTGGCGCTGGCCGACAAGGGCGAGACCGCGGCGGAGATTGCGGGCCTGGCCGCGGCTTTCCGGGAGCGGGCGGTGAACCCGGGCGTCGAGGCGTTCGCCCCGCGGGCGATCGACATCGTCGGCACCGGGGGGGACCATGCGGGGGGCTTCAATATCTCCAGTCTGGTGGTGCTGGTGCTGGCCAGTGCGGGGGTGCCCGTGATGAAGCACGGCAACCGCGGCATCACCTCGAAGTGCGGCAGCGCCGACCTGCTGGCGGGCCTCGGCGTCGACCTCGCGGCACCGCCGGAGAAGTCGCGGCAGGCGCTCGCGCAGCTGGGTTATGCCTTTTTCTTCGCGCCGAACTACCATCCGGCGTTCAAGCACATCGGCCCGGTCCGCAAGGCGCTGGCGGCGCAGGGGCGGCGCACGGTGTTCAATATTCTCGGTCCGCTGATCAACCCCGGCCGGCCCGCGCATATTTTGCTGGGGGTCTATGCGGCGCCGTTGGTGGACAAGCTGGCGGAGACCCTGGATGAACTGGGCCAACCCTCGGGTCTGGTCGGGCATGGCATCATCGGGGAGGGCCAGGGT is from Lacunisphaera limnophila and encodes:
- the plsX gene encoding phosphate acyltransferase PlsX, translating into MDAMGGDLGPAEVVAAVQLVLADAAMDPVTLVGDEAVLRPLLAAAGLADNPRVSIHHASEVITMEDKPLQALKRKKDSSMVRAIDLVKTGAARVTISCGNTGALMAGSTLRLRMMEGVERPALAAVIPREGGHFILIDAGANPEPRPEHLVHNAILGANYAKVILGVANPRVGLISIGTEEGKGNTLTTETNDRLKRINGIINYVGPVEGFQVFRDTVDVIVCDGFVGNTLLKTWESLAKFITSLLKQELKANPLRMGGAVLAKGAFDALKSRMNPDRYGGAPLLGVRGNILKAHGSSNRHALASAIRAAAKIIHQDLYQHTESDVARANALLAAPAPVATPAS
- the rpmF gene encoding 50S ribosomal protein L32: MANPKRKQSKRRSANRRAGNAYKAPQFAKDTDGGAFRPHRVNPKTGMYRGRQVLDIEV
- a CDS encoding undecaprenyl-diphosphate phosphatase, which encodes MSFLPRLFCAGLLLVLPLSAAEPAAPAPVAELGVGDAIVLGVVEGVTEFLPISSTGHLIIANRVLGLESTAQLKDPQGRPLWHKPPSPRYPDGVPLTLKLAADTYAVVIQVGAIAAVVFLYWQQFFLMLGGLLGRSSAGLRLLRNVMLAFLPIAFTGFLLHDLIDRYLFSLGTVIVALVAGAILMLWAERWRDAHTGVGRAKGDAADLTPRKAIGIGLFQCIALWPGTSRSMVTIVGGYLAGLSPAKAAEFSFLVGLPTLAGAAVYKGFRSGSAMIEVFGWSHVLLGGAVAAISALIAVKFLVHIISRHGLALFAYYRLALAALLALFYLL
- the trpD gene encoding anthranilate phosphoribosyltransferase, which codes for MAVLPALTLSLQARQDLTAEEVAAAAAALASPDVTDEPKAAFLLALADKGETAAEIAGLAAAFRERAVNPGVEAFAPRAIDIVGTGGDHAGGFNISSLVVLVLASAGVPVMKHGNRGITSKCGSADLLAGLGVDLAAPPEKSRQALAQLGYAFFFAPNYHPAFKHIGPVRKALAAQGRRTVFNILGPLINPGRPAHILLGVYAAPLVDKLAETLDELGQPSGLVGHGIIGEGQGIDELTTATANRVRGVGRLREVRGTWGAESFGLPTASFDDLRGGEVAANLATVEAILAGHGPAGLVDTILFNAATALYVAGRTTGIAEGIGPVRELLLGGAVRAKIAATREFYLS